The Flammeovirga agarivorans genome has a window encoding:
- a CDS encoding RIO1 family regulatory kinase/ATPase: MKSYVLSFALAFCFQLTTVFGQSVAEDVSSYVNQLNQISTLTTVQKQEISTLRTKYEKDLLALGSADLDKKNQLLILFLQKRENVLEREQRVAINAKEITEKETEELKSILSLDNNQFNVIHTDFSNFNTLLMNAKQAYAINSQEYLEVSTMIADRKFETINANCTVQQQNHFKAHKDIYRKSISSFMTKYIYYNQDTKLVSR, encoded by the coding sequence ATGAAATCTTATGTATTATCTTTCGCTCTAGCTTTTTGTTTCCAACTAACAACTGTGTTTGGTCAGAGCGTTGCTGAAGATGTAAGTTCTTATGTAAATCAATTAAATCAAATCTCTACCTTAACAACTGTTCAAAAGCAAGAAATTTCTACTTTGAGAACAAAATATGAAAAGGATCTTCTTGCATTAGGATCAGCAGACCTTGACAAGAAAAACCAACTTCTTATCTTGTTTTTACAGAAAAGAGAAAATGTTCTTGAGAGAGAGCAAAGGGTAGCTATCAATGCGAAAGAGATCACAGAGAAAGAAACAGAAGAATTAAAAAGTATTCTTTCATTAGACAACAATCAGTTTAACGTCATCCATACTGATTTTTCTAATTTTAATACTTTATTGATGAATGCTAAGCAAGCATATGCAATAAATAGCCAAGAGTATTTGGAAGTAAGTACTATGATTGCAGATCGTAAATTTGAAACGATTAATGCAAACTGTACTGTACAACAGCAAAATCATTTCAAAGCACATAAAGATATTTATCGTAAAAGCATCTCAAGCTTTATGACAAAATATATTTATTATAATCAGGATACTAAATTAGTATCTAGATAA
- a CDS encoding NUDIX domain-containing protein, protein MKNSKEVENTFGHRLRVRVCGILIENNKILMAVHKGIGPRGIFWAPPGGGLEYGETVQDALKREFLEETGLDITIKKHLFTHEFFDLPLHGIELFFLVEKTGGTLKLGYDPEMEQQVLENMVFIDFDELQEKHQDEKHHLFRHCNSLKDLIKMEGFYSNLTENL, encoded by the coding sequence ATGAAGAATTCAAAAGAAGTAGAAAATACGTTTGGGCATCGCTTAAGAGTAAGAGTTTGCGGTATACTTATAGAGAACAATAAAATTCTCATGGCAGTTCACAAAGGGATTGGTCCTAGAGGAATTTTTTGGGCTCCTCCAGGTGGTGGACTAGAATATGGTGAAACAGTTCAGGATGCTCTGAAGCGAGAATTTTTAGAGGAAACTGGATTAGACATTACCATTAAAAAACATCTTTTTACTCATGAGTTCTTTGATTTGCCCTTACATGGTATAGAATTATTTTTTCTCGTTGAAAAAACGGGAGGTACTTTAAAATTGGGTTATGACCCTGAAATGGAGCAACAAGTACTTGAAAATATGGTTTTTATTGATTTTGATGAGCTCCAAGAAAAGCACCAAGATGAAAAGCATCATTTATTCCGTCATTGTAATTCGTTAAAAGACCTTATCAAAATGGAAGGATTTTACAGCAATTTGACAGAAAATTTGTAA